From Streptomyces zhihengii, the proteins below share one genomic window:
- a CDS encoding SCO2195 family GlnR-regulated protein: MQAAPVRPVTATAIPTVTGALRAMEALLLGSGQRTARRNAWTAVLEDRRRAKDRVEAEHVLEAVAARTS, from the coding sequence ATGCAGGCCGCTCCTGTCCGTCCCGTGACCGCCACCGCCATCCCGACCGTGACCGGCGCCCTGCGCGCCATGGAGGCCCTGCTCCTGGGCAGCGGCCAGCGCACCGCCCGCCGCAACGCCTGGACCGCCGTGCTGGAGGACCGCCGCCGGGCCAAGGACCGGGTCGAGGCCGAGCACGTACTCGAGGCCGTGGCTGCCCGCACTTCGTAG
- a CDS encoding RDD family protein gives MDNRQAIGSWLSGPRAAAEEMGVDFGYRGERLGLPESGPGSAAPLGRRFGALFLDWGLCFLIAYGLFAGSSQQATSNRALLIFFIVAVLTVGTVGSTPGKRIFGLRVISENGGRLGFGWALLRSALLCIAIPALVWDRDGRGLHDRLGRAVQVRI, from the coding sequence GTGGACAACAGGCAAGCAATCGGATCGTGGCTCTCCGGGCCCCGCGCTGCGGCCGAGGAGATGGGTGTCGACTTCGGGTACCGGGGCGAGCGCCTCGGACTTCCGGAGTCGGGACCGGGTTCCGCCGCCCCGCTCGGGCGGCGCTTCGGAGCACTGTTCCTGGACTGGGGGCTGTGCTTCCTGATCGCATACGGCCTGTTCGCGGGGAGTAGTCAGCAGGCGACCTCCAACCGCGCCCTGCTGATCTTCTTCATCGTGGCCGTGCTGACCGTCGGCACCGTCGGCTCCACCCCCGGCAAGCGGATCTTCGGCCTGCGGGTGATCTCGGAGAACGGCGGCCGCCTCGGCTTCGGCTGGGCCCTCCTGCGCAGCGCGCTGCTGTGCATCGCGATCCCCGCGCTCGTCTGGGACCGCGACGGCCGCGGTCTGCACGACCGCCTCGGCCGCGCGGTCCAGGTCAGGATCTGA
- the pdxR gene encoding MocR-like pyridoxine biosynthesis transcription factor PdxR: MPESWVNFAERLGADLHLELAGTGSRRAVLMRALREAIESGRLAPGTRLPPYRSLAADLQVARNTVADAYAELVAEGRLTARQGSGTRVAERVAPLPSGTRPRAVAAPPRPVHDLVQGQPDPSAFPRGAWLASARRALNTAPHDAFGPGDPQGRPELRRALAEYLARVRGVRTSPERIVVCSGTAHALRLLARVLGGNWAVEAYGLPFHRGLLAECGVRTVPLDVDGEGADTGGLGRARAVLLTPAHQFPTGGPLHPGRRSAAVAWAGDTGGVVVEDDYDGEFRYDRRPVGAVQGLDPEQVVYTGSVSKSLSPGLRIGWMALPARLVPEVVAAKGEREPYAGAVEQLTLADFLARGSYDRHVRRMRQRHRRRRDLLVSVLAERAPQVRVSGIAAGLHAVLDLPEGSERSVVKAAAWQGLAVEGLSGYRHPGWRGPVRDGLVVGYSTPPEHRYAGALDLLCRALPPAP, from the coding sequence ATGCCGGAATCATGGGTCAATTTCGCCGAGCGGCTGGGCGCCGATCTGCATCTGGAGCTGGCCGGGACGGGCAGCCGGCGGGCGGTGCTGATGCGGGCCCTGCGGGAGGCGATCGAGAGCGGGCGGCTCGCGCCGGGCACCCGGCTGCCGCCGTACCGCTCGCTCGCCGCCGACCTCCAGGTGGCACGGAACACGGTCGCCGACGCCTACGCCGAACTGGTCGCCGAGGGCCGGCTGACCGCCCGGCAGGGGTCGGGGACGCGGGTGGCCGAGCGGGTCGCCCCGCTGCCGTCCGGCACCCGGCCCCGGGCCGTCGCCGCGCCCCCGCGGCCGGTCCACGATCTCGTCCAGGGGCAGCCGGACCCGTCGGCCTTCCCGCGCGGCGCCTGGCTGGCGTCGGCCCGCCGGGCGCTGAACACCGCACCGCACGACGCCTTCGGGCCCGGTGACCCGCAGGGGCGCCCGGAACTGCGCCGGGCGCTGGCGGAGTACCTGGCCCGGGTGCGCGGGGTCCGGACGTCGCCGGAGCGGATCGTCGTCTGCTCGGGGACCGCCCACGCGCTGCGGCTGCTCGCCCGGGTGCTGGGCGGGAACTGGGCGGTGGAGGCGTACGGACTCCCCTTCCACCGGGGGCTGCTGGCGGAGTGCGGGGTGCGGACGGTGCCGCTGGACGTCGACGGCGAGGGGGCGGACACGGGCGGCCTGGGCCGTGCGCGGGCGGTGCTGCTCACCCCGGCGCACCAGTTCCCCACCGGGGGCCCGCTGCATCCCGGGCGGCGTTCGGCTGCGGTGGCCTGGGCCGGGGACACGGGCGGCGTCGTGGTGGAGGACGACTACGACGGCGAGTTCCGCTACGACCGGCGGCCCGTGGGCGCCGTGCAGGGCCTGGATCCGGAACAGGTGGTGTACACGGGCTCGGTGAGCAAGAGCCTCTCCCCCGGGCTGCGGATCGGCTGGATGGCGCTGCCCGCGCGCCTGGTGCCCGAGGTCGTCGCCGCGAAGGGCGAACGGGAGCCGTACGCCGGTGCCGTGGAGCAGCTCACCCTCGCGGACTTCCTGGCCCGCGGCTCGTACGACCGGCATGTCCGCAGGATGCGGCAGCGGCACCGGCGGCGGCGGGACCTCCTGGTGTCGGTGCTGGCCGAACGCGCGCCCCAGGTACGGGTGTCGGGCATCGCCGCCGGGCTGCACGCCGTGCTGGACCTGCCGGAGGGCAGCGAGCGGTCGGTGGTGAAGGCCGCGGCGTGGCAGGGCCTCGCGGTGGAGGGCCTGTCCGGCTACCGGCACCCGGGCTGGCGGGGCCCCGTCCGGGACGGGCTGGTGGTGGGGTACTCGACGCCTCCGGAGCACCGGTACGCGGGGGCGCTGGACCTGCTGTGCCGGGCGCTGCCCCCGGCGCCCTGA
- a CDS encoding Gfo/Idh/MocA family protein codes for MTRHLRIGLVGAGPWAAMTHAPALAGHPDVAFGGVWGRRSEAAAALADAHGTTAYTGEDGLAELLAASDAVAFCVPPDVQAELAVRAAAEGCHLLLDKPVATTVADARAAARAAEEAQVASVVFCTLRFAAETARWVDEQSAVGGWFTAHAQWLGSLYAPGSDSPFAASPWRREKGGLWDVGPHALSALLPVLGDATSVTAARGPEDTTHLVLRHATGASSTLTLGLGAPANAAGVELVLRGEHGRAAMPDGWGDPVDAFRRAVDELATAARTGRPHPCDVRFGLRITEILAEAEEGLRP; via the coding sequence ATGACCAGACACCTGCGTATCGGCCTCGTGGGCGCCGGGCCCTGGGCGGCCATGACCCACGCGCCCGCCCTCGCCGGGCACCCGGACGTCGCCTTCGGCGGCGTGTGGGGCCGCCGGTCCGAGGCCGCGGCGGCGCTCGCCGACGCCCACGGCACCACCGCCTACACGGGCGAGGACGGACTCGCCGAACTCCTCGCCGCCAGCGACGCCGTCGCCTTCTGCGTCCCGCCCGACGTGCAGGCGGAGCTCGCCGTCCGGGCCGCCGCCGAGGGATGCCATCTGCTGCTGGACAAGCCGGTGGCCACCACCGTCGCCGACGCCCGCGCGGCGGCCCGGGCCGCCGAGGAGGCCCAGGTCGCGTCCGTGGTCTTCTGCACCCTGCGGTTCGCGGCCGAGACCGCCCGGTGGGTCGACGAGCAGAGCGCCGTCGGCGGCTGGTTCACGGCCCACGCCCAGTGGCTCGGCTCGCTCTACGCGCCGGGCTCGGACAGCCCGTTCGCCGCCTCCCCGTGGCGGCGCGAGAAGGGCGGCCTGTGGGACGTCGGCCCGCACGCGCTCTCCGCGCTGCTGCCGGTGCTCGGCGACGCGACCTCGGTGACGGCGGCCCGGGGCCCCGAGGACACCACGCACCTGGTCCTGCGGCACGCGACCGGCGCGTCGAGCACGCTGACGCTCGGCCTCGGCGCCCCCGCGAACGCGGCCGGGGTGGAGCTCGTGCTGCGGGGCGAGCACGGCAGGGCCGCCATGCCGGACGGCTGGGGCGACCCGGTGGACGCCTTCCGCCGCGCGGTGGACGAACTGGCCACCGCCGCCCGGACGGGCCGCCCGCACCCGTGCGACGTGCGCTTCGGGCTGCGGATCACGGAGATCCTCGCGGAGGCGGAGGAAGGACTGCGCCCCTGA
- a CDS encoding MOSC domain-containing protein, protein MGMTVHELTYYPVKGCAGTSVARARAGAAGLEHDRVFMVVDAVDGSFRSQRTTPAMAAVRPEVREGGRELRLDADGAGELVLEVDPAGKRIPVSLFGTAVGDAVDQGDPAAEWFSEVLGTPSRLVRVREGFDRDGWGETPGKVNFGDAHALLIASLASLDGLNARIEEAGGSPVPMNRFRPNIVLAGCGAPHDEDLMRRIRAGSAEFAHSVRAMRCAVPMVDQATGLRAGPEPVRTLATYRREPLYDNKVSFGLKAAVLREGVLSVGDAVEAERYGNGAPDPGRPAS, encoded by the coding sequence ATGGGGATGACCGTTCACGAGCTGACGTACTACCCGGTGAAGGGCTGTGCCGGCACCTCCGTGGCGAGGGCGCGGGCCGGTGCGGCGGGGCTGGAGCACGACCGGGTGTTCATGGTCGTCGACGCCGTCGACGGGTCGTTCCGGAGCCAGCGCACGACGCCGGCGATGGCCGCCGTCCGGCCGGAGGTCCGGGAGGGCGGGCGGGAGCTGCGGCTGGACGCCGACGGGGCCGGGGAACTGGTCCTGGAGGTCGATCCCGCGGGCAAGCGGATCCCGGTGTCGCTGTTCGGCACCGCCGTGGGCGACGCGGTGGACCAGGGGGACCCGGCCGCCGAGTGGTTCTCCGAGGTGCTCGGCACCCCGTCCCGGCTGGTGCGGGTGCGCGAGGGCTTCGACCGGGACGGCTGGGGCGAGACGCCCGGCAAGGTCAACTTCGGTGACGCGCACGCCCTGCTGATCGCCTCCCTCGCCTCGCTCGACGGGCTCAACGCCCGGATCGAGGAGGCCGGCGGCTCCCCCGTGCCCATGAACCGCTTCCGGCCCAACATCGTGCTGGCCGGCTGCGGGGCGCCGCACGACGAGGACCTGATGCGCCGCATCCGTGCCGGGAGCGCCGAATTCGCGCACTCGGTACGGGCGATGCGCTGCGCGGTGCCCATGGTGGACCAGGCGACCGGCCTGCGGGCCGGGCCCGAGCCGGTGCGCACGCTGGCGACCTACCGGCGGGAGCCGCTGTACGACAACAAGGTCAGCTTCGGGCTGAAGGCCGCCGTGCTCCGCGAGGGCGTGCTGTCCGTCGGGGACGCGGTGGAGGCCGAACGGTACGGGAACGGGGCGCCCGATCCCGGGCGCCCCGCCTCCTGA
- the glnA gene encoding type I glutamate--ammonia ligase: MFQNADEAKKYIADNDVKMVDVRFCDLPGVMQHFTIPATAFDPSEELAFDGSSIRGFQAIHESDMALRADLSTARLDPFRRDKTLNINFFIHDPITGEQYSRDPRNIAKKAEAYLASTGIADTAYFGPEAEFYVFDSVRFSTAANEGFYHIDSEAGAWNTGAVEDNRGYKVRYKGGYFPAPPVDHFADLRAEISLELENVGLQVERQHHEVGTAGQAEINYKFNTLLAAADDLMLFKYIVKNVAWRNGKTATFMPKPIFGDNGSGMHVHQSLWQGGSPLFYDEQGYAGLSDTARYYIGGILKHAPSLLAFTNPTVNSYHRLVPGFEAPVNLVYSQRNRSAAMRIPITGSNPKAKRVEFRAPDPSSNPYLAFSALLLAGLDGVKNKIEPAEPIDKDLYELAPDEHANVPQVPTSLPAVLDALEADNEYLQAGGVFTSDLIETWIDYKRTNEIAPIQLRPHPHEFELYFDL; encoded by the coding sequence ATGTTCCAGAACGCCGACGAGGCCAAGAAGTACATCGCCGACAACGACGTGAAGATGGTTGACGTCCGGTTCTGCGACCTTCCGGGCGTCATGCAGCACTTCACGATCCCGGCGACGGCCTTCGACCCGTCGGAGGAGCTGGCGTTCGACGGTTCGTCGATCCGCGGTTTCCAGGCGATCCACGAGTCCGACATGGCGCTGCGCGCCGACCTGTCGACCGCGCGTCTGGACCCGTTCCGCCGTGACAAGACGCTGAACATCAACTTCTTCATCCACGACCCGATCACGGGCGAGCAGTACAGCCGCGACCCGCGCAACATCGCCAAGAAGGCCGAGGCCTACCTCGCCTCCACCGGCATCGCGGACACCGCGTACTTCGGCCCCGAGGCCGAGTTCTACGTCTTCGACTCGGTGCGCTTCAGCACCGCCGCCAACGAGGGCTTCTACCACATCGACTCCGAGGCCGGCGCCTGGAACACCGGCGCGGTCGAGGACAACCGCGGCTACAAGGTCCGCTACAAGGGCGGCTACTTCCCGGCCCCGCCGGTCGACCACTTCGCCGACCTGCGCGCCGAGATCTCCCTGGAGCTGGAGAACGTCGGCCTCCAGGTCGAGCGCCAGCACCACGAGGTCGGCACCGCCGGCCAGGCGGAGATCAACTACAAGTTCAACACGCTGCTCGCCGCGGCCGACGACCTGATGCTCTTCAAGTACATCGTGAAGAACGTCGCCTGGCGCAACGGCAAGACCGCGACCTTCATGCCGAAGCCGATCTTCGGTGACAACGGCTCCGGCATGCACGTCCACCAGTCGCTGTGGCAGGGCGGCTCGCCGCTCTTCTACGACGAGCAGGGCTACGCCGGCCTGTCGGACACCGCCCGCTACTACATCGGCGGCATCCTCAAGCACGCCCCGTCGCTGCTCGCCTTCACCAACCCGACGGTGAACTCCTACCACCGCCTGGTGCCCGGCTTCGAGGCCCCGGTCAACCTGGTCTACTCGCAGCGCAACCGCTCCGCCGCCATGCGCATCCCGATCACGGGCTCCAACCCGAAGGCCAAGCGCGTCGAGTTCCGCGCCCCGGACCCGTCGTCCAACCCGTACCTGGCCTTCTCCGCGCTGCTGCTCGCGGGCCTGGACGGCGTGAAGAACAAGATCGAGCCGGCCGAGCCGATCGACAAGGACCTCTACGAGCTCGCCCCCGACGAGCACGCGAACGTCCCCCAGGTCCCGACCTCCCTCCCGGCGGTCCTCGACGCCCTGGAGGCGGACAACGAGTACCTCCAGGCCGGCGGCGTCTTCACGTCCGACCTGATCGAGACCTGGATCGACTACAAGCGCACCAACGAGATCGCCCCGATCCAGCTGCGTCCGCACCCGCACGAGTTCGAGCTCTACTTCGACCTCTAG
- the glnII gene encoding glutamine synthetase has product MSIKAEYIWIDGTEPTAKLRSKTKILASGSSTALADLPVWGFDGSSTNQAEGHASDRVLKPVFVCPDPIRGGDNVLVLNEVLDIDMTPHSSNTRAALVEVEAKFGAQEPIFGIEQEYTFFEGDRPLGFPQGGFPAPQGGYYCGVGVDEIHGRDVVEAHLENCLKAGLGISGINAEVMPGQWEFQVGPLAPLEVADQLWIARWLLYRTAEDFNVSATLDPKPVKGDWNGAGAHTNFSTKAMREGYDAIITACESLGEGSKPLDHVKNYGAGIDDRLTGLHETAPWNEYSYGVSDRGASVRIPWQVEKDGKGYIEDRRPNANVDPYLVTRLIVDTCCSALEKAGQV; this is encoded by the coding sequence GTGAGCATCAAGGCTGAGTACATCTGGATCGACGGCACCGAGCCGACCGCCAAGCTTCGCTCCAAGACGAAGATCCTCGCGTCCGGTTCCTCGACGGCCCTCGCCGACCTGCCCGTCTGGGGCTTCGACGGGTCCAGCACCAACCAGGCGGAGGGCCACGCCTCGGACCGCGTGCTCAAGCCGGTCTTCGTCTGCCCGGACCCGATCCGCGGCGGCGACAACGTCCTCGTGCTCAACGAGGTCCTCGACATCGACATGACCCCGCACTCCTCCAACACCCGGGCCGCGCTGGTCGAGGTCGAGGCGAAGTTCGGCGCGCAGGAGCCGATCTTCGGCATCGAGCAGGAGTACACCTTCTTCGAGGGCGACCGCCCCCTCGGCTTCCCGCAGGGCGGCTTCCCGGCCCCGCAGGGCGGCTACTACTGCGGCGTCGGCGTCGACGAGATCCACGGCCGTGACGTCGTCGAGGCGCACCTGGAGAACTGCCTGAAGGCGGGTCTGGGCATCTCCGGCATCAACGCCGAGGTCATGCCCGGCCAGTGGGAGTTCCAGGTCGGCCCGCTGGCGCCGCTGGAGGTCGCCGACCAGCTCTGGATCGCCCGCTGGCTGCTCTACCGCACCGCCGAGGACTTCAACGTCTCCGCCACCCTCGACCCGAAGCCGGTCAAGGGCGACTGGAACGGCGCGGGCGCGCACACCAACTTCTCCACCAAGGCGATGCGCGAGGGCTACGACGCCATCATCACCGCCTGCGAGTCGCTGGGCGAGGGCTCCAAGCCGCTCGACCACGTCAAGAACTACGGCGCCGGCATCGACGACCGCCTGACCGGTCTCCACGAGACCGCCCCGTGGAACGAGTACAGCTACGGCGTCTCCGACCGCGGCGCCTCCGTGCGCATTCCGTGGCAGGTCGAGAAGGACGGCAAGGGCTACATCGAGGACCGCCGTCCCAACGCCAACGTCGACCCGTACCTGGTGACGCGGCTGATCGTGGACACCTGCTGCTCGGCGCTGGAGAAGGCCGGCCAGGTCTGA
- a CDS encoding DUF4191 domain-containing protein yields MARKAKSDSSDAAANPGRLKQIALTYKMTRKADPKVGLVVAAVGIVTFGVFLGIGFLIGHPIYLGILGFLLAFLAMAIIFGRRAETAAFGQMEGQPGAAAAVLQNVGRGWTTTPAVAMNRNQDVVHRAVGKAGIVLVAEGNPNRLKTLVAAEKKKMNRIVVDVPVHDILVGNDEGQVPLKKVRTTMLKLPRVLTGPQVTATNDRLRAMGDLMSNMPLPKGPMPKGMRMPRGGGKMR; encoded by the coding sequence ATGGCGAGGAAGGCAAAATCAGACAGCAGTGACGCTGCTGCGAACCCCGGGCGACTGAAGCAGATCGCTCTGACGTACAAGATGACCCGAAAGGCCGACCCGAAGGTCGGTCTGGTGGTCGCGGCTGTGGGAATCGTCACCTTCGGTGTCTTCCTCGGGATCGGTTTCCTGATCGGCCACCCCATCTACCTGGGCATCCTGGGCTTCCTTCTCGCCTTCCTGGCGATGGCGATCATCTTCGGCCGCCGGGCCGAGACCGCCGCCTTCGGGCAGATGGAAGGGCAGCCGGGCGCCGCGGCGGCCGTCCTGCAGAACGTGGGGCGCGGCTGGACCACGACCCCGGCGGTCGCGATGAACCGCAACCAGGACGTCGTGCACCGCGCGGTCGGCAAGGCCGGCATCGTGCTGGTGGCCGAGGGCAACCCGAACCGGCTGAAGACCCTGGTCGCGGCCGAGAAGAAGAAGATGAACCGCATCGTCGTGGACGTCCCCGTGCACGACATCCTGGTGGGCAACGACGAGGGCCAGGTGCCGCTCAAGAAGGTGCGCACCACCATGCTGAAGCTTCCCCGGGTGCTCACCGGCCCGCAGGTCACGGCGACCAACGACCGGCTGCGCGCGATGGGCGACCTGATGAGCAACATGCCGCTGCCGAAGGGGCCCATGCCGAAGGGCATGCGCATGCCGCGCGGCGGCGGGAAGATGCGCTGA
- a CDS encoding arsenate reductase family protein, with product MEIWINPACSKCRSALTVLDAEGADYTVRRYLEDVPTEDEIRAVLERLGLEPWDITRTQEPAAKELGVKDWARDAGARGRWIAALAAHPKLIQRPIITADDGSAVVARTEDAVRDALGRG from the coding sequence ATGGAGATCTGGATCAACCCCGCCTGTTCCAAGTGCCGCAGCGCGCTCACCGTGCTCGACGCGGAGGGCGCCGACTACACCGTGCGGCGCTACCTGGAGGACGTGCCGACCGAGGACGAGATCCGTGCGGTGCTGGAGCGCCTGGGCCTGGAGCCGTGGGACATCACCCGCACCCAGGAGCCGGCGGCGAAGGAGCTCGGCGTCAAGGACTGGGCGCGGGACGCCGGTGCACGGGGCCGGTGGATCGCCGCCCTCGCCGCGCACCCGAAGCTGATCCAGCGGCCCATCATCACCGCCGACGACGGCTCGGCCGTGGTGGCGCGCACGGAGGACGCGGTGCGGGACGCCCTCGGGCGCGGCTGA
- a CDS encoding carboxymuconolactone decarboxylase family protein produces MVMTTNAAPLTGNDTTATAERIDFAKAAPKVFRAVIGLDSAAREGLDPTLVELVQIRSSQLNHCAYCLHMHTTDARKAGETDERMHMVGVWREARHFFTGKEQAALALTEAVTLIADAGVPDDVYRGAAAHFEEAELARLLALILTINTWNRIALATAKVAGTDERG; encoded by the coding sequence ATGGTCATGACGACGAACGCAGCGCCCCTGACCGGCAACGACACCACCGCCACCGCCGAGCGGATCGACTTCGCCAAGGCCGCGCCCAAGGTCTTCCGGGCGGTCATCGGCCTGGACAGCGCCGCCCGCGAGGGGCTCGACCCCACCCTGGTGGAGCTGGTCCAGATCCGCTCCTCCCAGCTCAACCACTGCGCCTACTGCCTCCATATGCACACCACCGACGCCCGCAAGGCGGGGGAGACCGACGAGCGCATGCACATGGTGGGCGTCTGGCGCGAGGCCCGGCACTTCTTCACCGGGAAGGAACAGGCCGCGCTCGCCCTCACCGAGGCGGTGACCCTGATCGCCGACGCCGGCGTCCCCGACGACGTCTACCGCGGCGCGGCCGCCCACTTCGAGGAGGCCGAACTCGCCCGGCTCCTGGCCCTGATCCTCACCATCAACACCTGGAACCGCATCGCCCTCGCCACGGCCAAGGTCGCCGGCACGGACGAGCGCGGATAG
- a CDS encoding winged helix-turn-helix domain-containing protein translates to MVNTRTLSTVSAARSAGAPATAVPPLLGRHRLRAVDPDEVVDVTEFLPPGATLLPAPPHALPSLPGRPPMVGYLVLVPADQQALLGAVPEQQPPAGEGPVVIDSVQRTAEVDGRVLDLTYLEFELLSHLVAHPNRVHTRDQLVTTVWGYGHVGDGRTVDVHVARLRRKLGAEHRRTIQTVRRVGYKYTP, encoded by the coding sequence ATGGTGAACACCCGTACCCTCTCGACCGTTTCCGCCGCCCGCTCCGCCGGCGCCCCCGCCACGGCCGTGCCGCCGCTCCTCGGCCGGCACCGGCTCCGTGCCGTCGATCCCGACGAGGTCGTGGACGTCACGGAGTTCCTGCCGCCGGGCGCGACCCTGCTGCCGGCTCCCCCGCACGCCCTGCCCTCGCTGCCCGGACGCCCGCCGATGGTCGGCTACCTGGTGCTGGTGCCCGCCGACCAGCAGGCGCTGCTCGGCGCCGTGCCCGAGCAGCAGCCGCCGGCCGGTGAGGGGCCGGTGGTGATCGACTCCGTGCAGCGCACCGCCGAGGTCGACGGGCGGGTGCTGGACCTCACGTACCTGGAGTTCGAGCTGCTCTCGCACCTCGTCGCCCACCCGAACCGGGTGCACACCCGCGACCAGTTGGTGACCACGGTGTGGGGCTACGGGCATGTGGGCGACGGCCGGACCGTGGACGTCCATGTCGCCCGGCTGCGGCGCAAGCTGGGCGCCGAGCACCGCCGCACGATCCAGACCGTGCGGCGGGTCGGCTACAAGTACACGCCGTGA
- a CDS encoding PepSY-associated TM helix domain-containing protein: MSIDAQSKGTTPADDGIPTPAPAPTEPTPEPKPGTTSGPAGRGTLRPLLLRLHFYAGLLVAPLLLVAAVSGLLYALSFQAEKLVYRDELRTSVGERVLPLSDQVAAAREANPDGTVTAVWPSYEDGATTRVLMTSPEVDEGLSLAVFVDPYTAEVRGELASYGSSGALPLRTWLSRLHVDLHLGELGRHYSELAASWLWVVALGGLLLWVGRRRRARRDLVLPDRTATGRRRTLSRHGVVGLWAVTGLVLISATGLTWSRYAGENIGALQDRLGGATPAVSAALSPGAGDGGGHEGHGDGGHAGHGASHEGADFGIDNAVAAARGHGVDGRIAVTLPADGTGYVVKETDNEYPVHLDAVAVDPADGRVIDELRFDDYPLLAKATRLGIDVHMGVLFGVVNQLALAGLMVALILLVVWGYRMWWLRRPTKDARLSFGRPVPRGAWRRLPVTALLPVAAVAAVAGWFVPLLGISLLVFLALDLALGALSKARKTPAGPPDTPSGADAPSVTGAP; this comes from the coding sequence ATGTCCATCGACGCCCAGAGCAAGGGCACCACCCCCGCGGACGACGGAATACCCACCCCCGCACCCGCCCCCACCGAACCCACCCCCGAACCGAAGCCCGGGACGACCTCCGGCCCCGCCGGCAGAGGCACCCTCCGGCCCCTCCTCCTGCGCCTCCACTTCTACGCCGGGCTGCTCGTCGCCCCGCTGCTCCTCGTCGCCGCCGTCAGCGGCCTCCTCTACGCGCTCTCCTTCCAGGCGGAGAAGCTGGTCTACCGCGACGAACTCCGCACCTCCGTCGGCGAACGGGTCCTCCCGCTCTCCGACCAGGTCGCCGCCGCCCGCGAGGCCAACCCCGACGGCACCGTGACGGCGGTCTGGCCCTCGTACGAGGACGGCGCGACGACCCGGGTGCTCATGACCTCCCCCGAGGTCGACGAGGGCCTCTCGCTGGCCGTGTTCGTCGACCCGTACACCGCGGAGGTGCGCGGCGAGCTCGCCTCCTACGGCAGTTCCGGCGCGCTCCCGCTGCGCACCTGGCTCTCCCGGCTCCATGTCGACCTGCACCTGGGCGAGCTGGGCCGCCACTACAGCGAACTGGCCGCGAGCTGGCTGTGGGTGGTCGCCCTCGGCGGTCTGCTGCTCTGGGTGGGCCGCAGGCGCCGCGCGCGGCGCGACCTGGTGCTGCCCGACCGCACCGCGACCGGACGCCGCCGCACCCTGTCCCGGCACGGGGTGGTCGGACTGTGGGCCGTGACCGGCCTGGTGCTGATCTCCGCCACCGGCCTCACCTGGTCGCGCTACGCCGGCGAGAACATCGGCGCCCTCCAGGACCGTCTCGGCGGGGCGACCCCCGCCGTCTCGGCCGCCCTGTCACCGGGCGCCGGGGACGGCGGCGGGCACGAGGGGCACGGCGACGGGGGCCACGCCGGTCACGGCGCCTCCCACGAGGGCGCCGACTTCGGCATCGACAACGCGGTGGCCGCCGCCCGCGGTCACGGCGTCGACGGCCGGATCGCGGTGACCCTGCCCGCGGACGGCACCGGCTACGTGGTGAAGGAGACGGACAACGAGTACCCGGTCCATCTCGACGCCGTCGCCGTGGACCCCGCCGACGGCCGGGTCATCGACGAACTCCGCTTCGACGACTATCCGCTCCTGGCCAAGGCGACCCGGCTCGGCATCGACGTCCACATGGGCGTGCTGTTCGGGGTGGTGAACCAACTGGCGCTGGCCGGCCTGATGGTGGCGCTGATCCTGCTGGTGGTGTGGGGCTACCGGATGTGGTGGCTGCGCAGGCCGACCAAGGACGCCCGGCTGTCGTTCGGCCGCCCGGTGCCGCGCGGCGCGTGGCGCAGACTGCCGGTGACGGCTCTGCTGCCCGTCGCCGCGGTCGCGGCCGTCGCCGGCTGGTTCGTGCCCCTGCTGGGCATCAGCCTGCTGGTGTTCCTGGCCCTCGACCTGGCGCTCGGCGCACTGTCGAAGGCCAGGAAGACGCCCGCCGGGCCGCCGGACACCCCCTCGGGGGCCGACGCTCCCTCCGTGACCGGCGCCCCCTAG